The Euzebya sp. genomic sequence CGCGCACGAGCTCGGCTGGGTCAACGAGGTCGTCGACGACGACGAGCTCGAGGCGGCCGTGACGCGCATGGCCGACGAGCTGCTCGCGATGAGCCCGCGGTACCTCGAGATCGCGAAGATCAGCTCGAACCTGTGGTGGAACAGCGCGCGGGACGGCTACGTCAGCGGGCTCGGGATGCTCGTCCAGGCCATCGGCTCGGACGACATGCTGGAGGGCGCCCGGGCCTTCATGGAGAAGCGCCGACCCCGCTGGCCGGGCCGGTCGGGGGCGGAGGGCTAGGCGCGGTGGCCGCCGACCAGGTCGTGGTCCACGACGCGGGGGAGGGGCGGGTGGTCTGCGTCGACTCCGCCTACGACGCCGACGGGCGCAACACCGGCACCGACGTGGTCGTGACCGGGTCGTACTGCGGCGTCCTGCCCGCCCGGTTCGTGTCGGCGCACCGGCCCCGCGCAGCCATCGGGCTCGACTGCGGCATCGGCCCGGCCGGGGCCGGCGTGGCGGGGCTGTGGTACTACGAGGCGCTCGACATCCCGGCGGCCGCGGTCGACGTGATGACCGTCCTGCTCGGCGACGGCGTGGACGTCTGGACCAACGGAGTCGTGTCGATGGTGAACGACCCGGCTCGCCGCGCCGGGGTCCGGTCGGGGATGGCCGTGGCGGACGCCGCGCGCCGGCTCCTCGCGGCGGACGCCGCGACCGGGCTCGGCCCGGCCGACACGACCAACCGCACCGTGGTCGTCAGCGGTGACGACGGGGACGTCGTGTGCACGGACTCCATCGCCTTCGGGCTGCCCTCAGACACCGACCGGAACGTCCTGTGCACGGCCGGGCACACGGGCCGGAGCGCCGTCCCCTACCTCCGCAGGGTCCGGCCGCGCGGCTTCATCTGCTCGGACGGGGGGCGGGGCAGGGACGACTCGGGCATCGCCGGCCTGGCCGTCGTGGGGGCCGAGGGGCTCGCCGGTGCCTGCGTCGACGCCCGCACCGCCGCCATGGGCGACGGCCGCAGCACGTACGACGACGGCGTGATCAGCGCGCGCAACGACCCCGCGGCCGCGCGTGGCGTCGAGGTCGGCATGCCCGCCTCGGAGGCGGCGCTCCGCCTGCTGTCCGGACCGCCTGCCCCGCCTTGACAACGCCCCGCCGGGGCGGGAGAGTATCGAGTTTAATTACTGGTCGGTAAACTAACCGGACCGACGAAAGGGCCACCGGGTGCTGTTCCTGCAACTCCTCCTCAACGGGATCGCGATCGGCTCCATCTACGCCATCGTCGCCCTGGGGTTCGTGCTGGTGTTCAAGGCCACTTCGGTGCTGAACTTCGCCCACGGGTCGTTCCTGATGATCGCCTCGTACCTGGCGGTGACCTTCATCGCGGTCATGGAGCTGCCGTTCGCGGTCAGCCTGATCATCATCGCGCTGCTGCTGGCCGTCCTCGGGGTGGTCCTGCACTACTCGATCATGCGGTTCATGGTCGGCAAGGCGTTCTTCTCCGTCGTGCTGGTCACGGTCGGCCTCGAGATCGTCATCCGCGCCGTCCTGCTGATCGCCTACGGCCCGACCCCCCGCGGACGCCTGACGGCGCTGCCGCAGGGCCAGCTCCAGTTCGGGGGGATCATCGTCCCCTACGTGAACCTGTTCATGGTGCTGGCGGCGGCCCTGGCGGTCGGCGCGTTCCTGCTCTTCTTCCAGCGCAGCCGGCTCGGGCTCCACATGCGCGCGGTGGCGGAGAACCTCGAGGCGGCGGCGGCGATGGGGATCGACCCCAACCGCATCTACGCGGCCGCCTGGGCCATCGGCCTCACGATGGCGGGCATCGGCGGGGTCATGTACGCCCACTACACCCCGTCGGTCTCCCTCGGGCTGTCGGTCATCGGCCTCCGCGCCTTCCCGGCCGCGATCCTCGGCGGGATCGACTCCGTCGGGGGCGCGATCCTCGGCGGGCTGCTCGTCGGCATCGTCGAGAGCGTCGGCGCCGGCTACCTGGGGGCCGAGTACCGGGATGTGATCGCCTTCGGGATCATGTTCGCCGTCCTGCTGTGGCGACCGTCGGGCCTGTACGGGACCCGCGACCTCGTCCGCGTCTGATCTGGTGAGGACCATGAGCCGATACACGACCGACTACCGCCAGGACCTCCGGCTGCTGCGGACCCGATCGCAGCGGTGGCTCGCAGCCGTCGTCGTCCTCGGGGCGATCGCCCTGCCGTTCGTCCTGTCGGCCAGCTTCCGACCGCCGCTCGGCTTCCCGTGGAGCGAGTGGTTCCCGGCGATCAACCTGGCCCTCATCGCGGCGATCGGCGCGGCCGCCTTCAACCTGCTGCTGGGCTACACCCACCAGGTGAGCGTCGCCCACGCGGCGTTCCTGATGCTCGGCACGATGGTCGGCGCCTGGATGGGCCAGCTCCACGA encodes the following:
- a CDS encoding branched-chain amino acid ABC transporter permease; protein product: MLFLQLLLNGIAIGSIYAIVALGFVLVFKATSVLNFAHGSFLMIASYLAVTFIAVMELPFAVSLIIIALLLAVLGVVLHYSIMRFMVGKAFFSVVLVTVGLEIVIRAVLLIAYGPTPRGRLTALPQGQLQFGGIIVPYVNLFMVLAAALAVGAFLLFFQRSRLGLHMRAVAENLEAAAAMGIDPNRIYAAAWAIGLTMAGIGGVMYAHYTPSVSLGLSVIGLRAFPAAILGGIDSVGGAILGGLLVGIVESVGAGYLGAEYRDVIAFGIMFAVLLWRPSGLYGTRDLVRV